The genomic DNA TACAAACGCATCGTCGAACAGCCGCGCGCGGCCATGCCGCCCGCGCTCCGCAGGCTGCACGACGCGGAGGCTCACGAGCTGGGCGAGAAGACAACCGTCATCGAATCTCCGGCGGGTTGACAATAGCTATGGCGGACACAACACGAGTGCTCGTCGGGATGCCCACTCGCGGCTTTCCGTGGATTCAGTCCATCATCTATGCCCAGCAACTCGCAACGGAGCTGGGCACGGGGCTGGCACTGCAGGTGGGGCAGCCCGTCCACGTCGTTCGCAATCGGATGGTGCGGAATTTCCTCAAGAGCGGCTGCACCCACTTCTTCATGATTCACGACGACGTCGTGCCGCCGCCGGGTGCGCTGGCGAAGCTCCTTGCGATCGACCGGCCCGTGGCAACCGGCGTCTATCCGCTCTCGCGCACAGGCCGGCCCGTCTCGAGTGTGATGGGGATCCATGACGAGACCTGGCCTGACCGATGCCCCCAGTCGACGTTTCCCGTGAAGCACTGCGGCCTCGGTTGTGTCCTGGTGCGCCGGGAGGCGTTCGAGAAGATCGGGTTTCCCTGGTTCTACTGGCAGGAAGACGCAGACGGCGGGGACGTTGGCGAGGACGTCTGGTTCTGTCAGCGGGTGCGCCGGGCGGGTCTCCAGATCTACTGCGATGGCACGCTCGTCTGCAGTCACGTGAAGAGCAACTTCGACCTCGCGACCGTGTGGCCCACGGTGCAACCTGAATCCTCGCCCGGAACATGAGCGACGATCCTGCCGACCGCGGTGCGGAGATTCGGGCACTCATCCAGGGAGGGTCTCTGGATGAAGCCGAGGCGATGCTGGCACACGCCGGCAGCGTGCTCTCGGTGGCGGACCGACTGGCGCTCGAAGGCATGGTCGCCTGGTGCCGTCGCGATCTCGCGCGTGCGGTCGAGCGGCTCGAAACCAGCCTGGGGGCCACTCCGACGTATCATGCGGCCACCCTGTTGGCGTCGATCCATCTCTCGACCGGCGACGCCGGAGCTGCGCGCGGGCCGCTCGCGACGGCTCTCAGATTCCGCCCCGAATCGAGTGCTCTGCGCACGGCCCATCGGAAGCTCCAGTCTCGCGAGACTGCCCCGGTCCGGCCGCCGTTGCACGTCGAAGGGACCGTCCGACCGCTCTCCATCTGGTTCTGTCAGCCCAAGAGCATTCCGTACGACGGCCGTACGCCCCGCGAGCGGCCGCTCGGCGGGACGGAGAGCGCTGTCGTCTACCTCACCGAGGCGCTGGTGGCGCTCGGACAGGACGTCCGCGTCTACAACACGACCTGCGAGCCCGTGTCGGTGGAAGGGGTTGAGTATCGATCCTGGACCGACGCCAGAGCGGACGCCGTGCTCGATCCGCCCGACGTTCTGGTCGCGATACGCGACTGGTCGCTGATTGGGGCGACCCGCTTCGCGCCCCTGCAGATTCTCTGGACGGGTGACGCGCCAGACCAACCCGCTGCGAAGGGACTGGCCGAGGCAGCCAACCGCGAGTCGATCGATCTCTTCGCGTTCGGCAGCCAGTGGCAGGTCGAGGCTTTCTGCAGCGCCGCCGGGCTGCCGGTCTGGCGTACGGTTCGCATCGGCCTCGGGTTCGCGCCGATGATGATTCCCGACGAGCCGCTGGCCGACCGGAAGTCGCGGCTCGTCTATGCCAGCACGCCGTTTCGCGGCCTCGAGCTCCTGCTGGACTGGTTTCCCCGCATCCGGGAGTCGTGCCCGGAGGCGGAATTGCGGGTGTTCAGCAGCATGCGCGTCTATGGCATGGCCGAGGCCGAGGACCGGCAGTTGTACGGCCACCTCTACGAGAAGGCGTGCCAGCCCGGCGTCGAACTGCTCGGTTCCGTGGCGCAGCCCGGGCTCGCCCGTGAATACCGGCGGGCCAGACTTCTCGCATATCCGAACGTGTGGCCCGAGACGTTCTGTGTGACGGTTGCCGAGGCGCAGGCAGCCGGTTGCCCGGTCGTGACGTCAACGCTGGGCGCGCTGCCGGAGACGGTGGGCGCGGGGGGAATTTGTATACCCGGCGATCCTCGTGCAGACACCGGATTTCGCGACCGCTTCATCGAAGAGATCGTCGGTCTTCTCCGCCACCGCGACCGCTGGGAGGCGCTGAGCACCGCGGCAAAGCGCGGAGCAGAGGCGCGGTTCAGCTATGAGGTCGTCGCCGGGCGGTGGCTGGAGACCTGTCGGCTTGCCCTGACCGGGGAAGACCCGCTCGTCGTGCGCGTGGCACATCATGTGCGCAACGGACGTGCGGCGCTGGCCAGCCGGATGCTCGAGAAGGAGGGCCGGCCGTCGACGATGACGGCGCCGGCGTGGGACTGGCTTCGCGAGTTCACGGCGTGGATGTCGGACAGAACGAGCGTGGCGCCCGGTCACTGGGAACGGGCTACCGCGATGCTCGGACCCATCCGGCGTCTGCCGGGGTTTGACGCGTGGGCAGGACTCGCGTGAGGCGGAACGAGACCGGGGTTGGGTGTTGGCAGGGGCGTCGTTCTTATCAGCCGGCCCGCTGCAGTACCGCCCTGAGCGCCCGTCGAGCCTCGGCTTCCGGGGAGGATTCGTCCTCATCCACGCGGACCACGGGCAGTAGGGGAGCCTTGAAACGACACTCGGCTCGCGGCAGCTTCACGCGCTCCTCGGCGAGACGAACGCGCGCCCGGAACTCCTGCAAATGGAGCGGCTTGAACAGCAGGTCGGTCGCGCCGCACGCCAGCACGTCCTCGAGCGAATACTGCGAGGAGTAGCCGGTCATGAGGATCGCCGTGAGGTCGGGCTGCAGCTTCGTGGCCGCGCTGACCAGGCGGAATCCGTCCGGCGGCGGCATCACGATGTCGGTGACGAGGATGTCCGCGGGATGGGCTGACAGATACTGCAGGGCTTCGTGGGAACAGATAAACGTCTCGACCGAGTGGCGGTCGGCCGCACAGGCGGCGGCCAGCAGATCCAGAATCACCGGTTCGTCGTCCACCAGCACGAGATGCATGTCGTCGCCCTCCGGCGGCCTAGTACCTATCTCCGTAATCGGCGGGAGCGGGTTGAAGTTTAGGGGAGGATTGCCGATTATCACGGTGACGTACCAGGCAACCGCCTCGTACGACCGGATAACCTCCTCGCGGGCATCAAGACGTCTTGTGGTCCGCCGGCCAAGGTGCGAGGGATAGATGGGTGCGCACATCCTGGTGGTTGATGACGAAGCCTCCATTCGGGACCTGTTCAGTGAGTGGCTTCGGGTGGCCGGTCATACGTGTGTCAGTGCGGGAAATGCCGCGGAGGCCTTGTCGGTGGCCGAGCGCGAGAAGACCGACGTCGCGCTCTTGGATCTGCGGATGCCTGGAGAGAGTGGCGTCTGGCTGGCCAGGCGCCTGCGCGAGTCCCGGGACGATCTTGCGATCATCATGGCCACCGGCGCGCAGAGCTTCGACGCCGCCGTCGAGGGCATGCGTCTTGGCGTGCTCGACTACCTCCTGAAGCCGTTCTCGCGGCAGGAACTGGTGGACGCGGTCAACCGGGCGGTCCAGTGGTGCGAGGCCACGGCGCGGGAGCGGGCCGAACGAGAGCGGCTCGAGCGGGAAATCGAACGTCGGAGCGCGGAACTGTCCGAGGCGTTCGCCGAGGTGGAACTCACGACCGCCGGCGCCCTCGAGGCCCTGCTCGCGGCCTTCAACATGCGGAACCCGGACGCCTTCGCGCACGCCAAGCGAGTGGCCGAATCGGCGGTCGTGCTGGCCCAGTCGATGGGCGTCAGCGCGTCTCTGCTCGCCGACATCGAGCGGGGCGCGATGCTGCACGACATCGGAAAAGTCGCGATGCCCGATTCGCTCATTCACAAGGCCGGCGCGCTGAGCGAAGAAGAAGTCGGCATCATCCGAACCCATCCCAAGGTCGGCCACGACATCCTCATGTCCGTGCCATTTCTGCGAACAGCGGCTGGGATCGTCCTGGCCTCACATGAGTGGCTGAACGGCACCGGGTATCCCGACGGGTTGAAAGGGGATCAGATTCCACTCGGGGCCCGAATCACGTCGGTTGCCGATGCGTTCGACGCGTTGACGTGCTCGCGCGTGTACCGCGATCCCGTCTCGGTCGAACGGGCGAACGCTGAACTGGCGCAATTCTCGGGGAGGCAGTTCGATCCGAACGTGGTTCGCGCATGGCTTCGGCTCTCCGAACGGCGTACGGCCACGGAACGGAACTGACCGCAGGCCAGGACGTCAGGCGGCGCGAGCGGCAAGGGGACCCGACGGATGAATCTCGAGGCGGTTGCGTCGCTTGGCATCAGGCTCAGTCAGTTGTCGGACCGGAAGGAAGCCGGCCGGGCAGCGAGCCTGGGTCTGACCGAAGCCTTCGAGGCCGACGCGGCCGTGGTGTGGCTGCCGCCCGATTCCGGTCCGTGCCGGGCTGAAGACGTCTTCGCCTCCGGCTCCGTGGTTCCCGACGGTGCGGCCCGCGAGCTTGCCAGGGTTCTGCGTGACGGTGGCCTCGAACGCTGGTTTGCAGCGCGGGGCGCCGCTGTCTCCACCGCGGCGGCCATCGGCGCCGCCGGCACCCCATTCGGTCTGCTGGCCGTGGGGTGGCAGCGATCTCCCTTCAACAGCTCGCGGATCGAGGTCTTCCTTGCGCTCGTCGCCGAGCAACTGCGGAGCGTCCTCGCCCGCGAACAGCTCGTCTGCCAGGCGGCAGCCGGCACCGGTGACCCCGAACAGCATCCCCTCGTCCGAACCCTGCGCCGTGACATCACAGTCCTTCAGCAGGAGCTCACCCGCAGCCAGCGCGCGATTCCGGAGGACGGCTCCACCACCACCAGGCAGCGCACCATCATCGAGTCCACCAGCGACTACGTGTTCGTGAAGGACATCTGGGGCCGCTACGTGGACGTGAACGCCGCTTACCTCGCGGCGCTCGGCGTCTCGGCGGCGGACGTGCTCGGAAAGCGCGACGGCGATCTGTTCCCGCCCGAGCTTGCCGACGAACACACGGCGCGGGAGCACATTGCCCAGATCTCGGGTCAGACGCTCGAGGACGAGACGACGTGGACGCTCGGCAAACGGCATCGGCACCTGCTCGTGCGCCGGTCGCCGTGGCGCAACGCCGAGGGCCATACCGTCGGCGTGGTGACGGTAGCGACCGATATCACCGAGCGGAAGGAGGCGGAGGTCCAGCGCCAGACCGCGCTCGACGCGCTTCGCACGGCGAACGAGCGAATGCAGCAGCTGCTGGCCGAGCAGATGCGGCTGAGCCAGAGGGGCAGTGCGCTGCTCGAGCTGACGCGTCGGCTCACGCTCGAATCGGACGCCGAGTCCATCTACCGTGTCGTCGTCGAGACGGCCGAGCAGCAGCTCCAGGACGCGTGCGCGCTGATTGCCAACTGCGATCCGGGCGGTCCGACGTTTGCCGTTCGCTGCTCGGGCGGCCGGGCCCTCACTCTCAGGCACGCGTCGGGCCTGAAGCACGGCGTCGAGGCGAGCTTCGGCGGGGAGGTCATGGGTGAGCGGGGCACGACGTCGGTCCTGCTCGATCCCGGGTATCGCTTCGATGCAGCGTTGATCGAGGACGGCCTGCGGGCGGCCACGGTTCTGCCGATCGTCGCCGCCGGCCGACCTCAACCGGTGCTGGTGATTGGCTGGCCCGACGCCAGGCAGTGTTCGCCCGAGGACCTCTGGTTCCTCGAGAACCTTGCCGTTCAGCTGGGGCTCGCCGTCAAGAATGCCCGACTGTACTCGGATCTTCGGCAGTCGCTACTCTCGTTGCGGGACGCGCAGCAGGAGCTGTCGCGGGGACAGCGGGTCCGTGCGCTCGGCGATCTGGCATCGGGGATCGCTCACAAGTTCAACAACTCGCTGACGTCGATTCTGGGTCTCACCGACTGGCTGCTGTTCACGCTCCCCGAGGACGCCGCCGGGCGCCAGGAGATGAGCAGCATCCGGGCCTCAGCGACCGAGGCTGCTGGTCTGGTCAAGCGTCTGCACGACTTCGGGCGCGTGGCGCCGGGTGGCGAGAGCGCGGGGCCGACCGACCCCGTGGACGCGATGCGGCACATGCCGGACCTCCTCAGGACACGGCTCGACGAGGAGGCACGGCGACGAGGCGTGCGCCACGACCTGGTGATGGACCTGAACCAGGTGCCACTCGTTCGCATCGTCCCGTCGGAACTGCGCGAGGTGCTGCTGTGCCTGGTGTCGAATGCGATCGATGCGATGCCGGCCGGCGGACAGATTACCCTCCGGTCCGTCGAGTCGGAAGGCCGCGTCCGGCTCTCGGTCCTGGATGAGGGCGACGGCGTCGCTCCGGAGATTCTGCCGCATTTGTTCGAGCCGTTCTTCAGCACGAAGGGCGGCGAGCACGTCGGGCTCGGCCTGAGTGTGAGCCGAAGCGTGGTCGAACGCTACGGCGGGTCGATCGCCGTGCAAAGCCGGCCGGGCAGCGGCACCACTTTCACTCTCAGTCTGCCCGTGCCGGTTGACGTGCCCACCCGGGCGACGCCGATCGTGCAACCCCAGGACCAGAACGCCGTGCGACGCGAACAACTGCGGGTGCTGCTCGTGGACGACCAGCACGATGTACTCGAGGCGGTGTCGGAGATGGTGTCCGCGCTGGGCCATCGGGTGGAGACGGCAACCAGCGGGGCGCTGGCGCTCGACGCGCTCGGCCGTGAGGAATACGACGTCGTGCTCACCGACCTCGGCATGCCGGATCTCGACGGACGCGAGCTCGCGAGGCAGGCGATGACGCGGCACCCGGGGCTTCGCGTCATCCTGATCACCGGGTGGACCGCGGACCTCGAGCAGACACCGCCGCAGGGTGTCTCGCGCGTGCTGACCAAGCCGTTGACCATCAAGACCCTGCGCGCGGCGCTGGCGCTCGACGGCGCCGGCGTCGCCCTCGCCTGACCGCCGTCGTTCCGCGTCAGCTCATCGTGTGAATGGGCGGTGCTGTGCGGATCCGCTCAAGTTCCGGCCCGGCCTGACGATTTCCGTGTCATGGACTGATCTCGAGCGGGGGACACCACCCGCCCGGGATCACGTGGGGCCGTCCGGGCCTGCTGGGAGAGATTCGCATGTTGATGCTCATTGGTGCCATCCTCGTCCTCGCGAGCGTCGTCGCTGGCTTCGTCTGGGAGGGGGGCAAGGTGCCCGCGCTCATCCAGCCAGCCGAGTTGTTGATCATCGGCGGCTCGGCCGTGGGCAGCGTGCTGATCAGCACACCGACCAAGGTGCTGATGGGCATGCTCCGCCAGCTCAAGGGCGCGATGGGCTCCGGCACTTCGAAGGCGGAGTACATC from Vicinamibacterales bacterium includes the following:
- a CDS encoding HD domain-containing phosphohydrolase; this encodes MGAHILVVDDEASIRDLFSEWLRVAGHTCVSAGNAAEALSVAEREKTDVALLDLRMPGESGVWLARRLRESRDDLAIIMATGAQSFDAAVEGMRLGVLDYLLKPFSRQELVDAVNRAVQWCEATARERAERERLEREIERRSAELSEAFAEVELTTAGALEALLAAFNMRNPDAFAHAKRVAESAVVLAQSMGVSASLLADIERGAMLHDIGKVAMPDSLIHKAGALSEEEVGIIRTHPKVGHDILMSVPFLRTAAGIVLASHEWLNGTGYPDGLKGDQIPLGARITSVADAFDALTCSRVYRDPVSVERANAELAQFSGRQFDPNVVRAWLRLSERRTATERN
- a CDS encoding response regulator encodes the protein MHLVLVDDEPVILDLLAAACAADRHSVETFICSHEALQYLSAHPADILVTDIVMPPPDGFRLVSAATKLQPDLTAILMTGYSSQYSLEDVLACGATDLLFKPLHLQEFRARVRLAEERVKLPRAECRFKAPLLPVVRVDEDESSPEAEARRALRAVLQRAG
- a CDS encoding ATP-binding protein produces the protein MNLEAVASLGIRLSQLSDRKEAGRAASLGLTEAFEADAAVVWLPPDSGPCRAEDVFASGSVVPDGAARELARVLRDGGLERWFAARGAAVSTAAAIGAAGTPFGLLAVGWQRSPFNSSRIEVFLALVAEQLRSVLAREQLVCQAAAGTGDPEQHPLVRTLRRDITVLQQELTRSQRAIPEDGSTTTRQRTIIESTSDYVFVKDIWGRYVDVNAAYLAALGVSAADVLGKRDGDLFPPELADEHTAREHIAQISGQTLEDETTWTLGKRHRHLLVRRSPWRNAEGHTVGVVTVATDITERKEAEVQRQTALDALRTANERMQQLLAEQMRLSQRGSALLELTRRLTLESDAESIYRVVVETAEQQLQDACALIANCDPGGPTFAVRCSGGRALTLRHASGLKHGVEASFGGEVMGERGTTSVLLDPGYRFDAALIEDGLRAATVLPIVAAGRPQPVLVIGWPDARQCSPEDLWFLENLAVQLGLAVKNARLYSDLRQSLLSLRDAQQELSRGQRVRALGDLASGIAHKFNNSLTSILGLTDWLLFTLPEDAAGRQEMSSIRASATEAAGLVKRLHDFGRVAPGGESAGPTDPVDAMRHMPDLLRTRLDEEARRRGVRHDLVMDLNQVPLVRIVPSELREVLLCLVSNAIDAMPAGGQITLRSVESEGRVRLSVLDEGDGVAPEILPHLFEPFFSTKGGEHVGLGLSVSRSVVERYGGSIAVQSRPGSGTTFTLSLPVPVDVPTRATPIVQPQDQNAVRREQLRVLLVDDQHDVLEAVSEMVSALGHRVETATSGALALDALGREEYDVVLTDLGMPDLDGRELARQAMTRHPGLRVILITGWTADLEQTPPQGVSRVLTKPLTIKTLRAALALDGAGVALA
- a CDS encoding glycosyltransferase, giving the protein MSDDPADRGAEIRALIQGGSLDEAEAMLAHAGSVLSVADRLALEGMVAWCRRDLARAVERLETSLGATPTYHAATLLASIHLSTGDAGAARGPLATALRFRPESSALRTAHRKLQSRETAPVRPPLHVEGTVRPLSIWFCQPKSIPYDGRTPRERPLGGTESAVVYLTEALVALGQDVRVYNTTCEPVSVEGVEYRSWTDARADAVLDPPDVLVAIRDWSLIGATRFAPLQILWTGDAPDQPAAKGLAEAANRESIDLFAFGSQWQVEAFCSAAGLPVWRTVRIGLGFAPMMIPDEPLADRKSRLVYASTPFRGLELLLDWFPRIRESCPEAELRVFSSMRVYGMAEAEDRQLYGHLYEKACQPGVELLGSVAQPGLAREYRRARLLAYPNVWPETFCVTVAEAQAAGCPVVTSTLGALPETVGAGGICIPGDPRADTGFRDRFIEEIVGLLRHRDRWEALSTAAKRGAEARFSYEVVAGRWLETCRLALTGEDPLVVRVAHHVRNGRAALASRMLEKEGRPSTMTAPAWDWLREFTAWMSDRTSVAPGHWERATAMLGPIRRLPGFDAWAGLA